A DNA window from Methylobacterium sp. NMS14P contains the following coding sequences:
- a CDS encoding amino acid ABC transporter substrate-binding protein translates to MFQGKDFVRLSCALALGLAATAASAESPMLAKIKRTGSVTLGYRESSIPFSYLDNGQKPVGFSLDLCAQVVDRIKTDLKLDKLAVKLQPVDSSNRIPLIQNGTIDMECGATSSSPARLKQVSFTVAIFVSSARWLTKVSSGIHDVKGLDGKTVVVTQGSNATGFAFGIKAKGGTFNIIQGKDHAESMLTLQSGRAAAFMEDDILLASLKARAPDPAAYAFLPETYTLVPYGLMLPKDDPEFKALADDVLKDMMASGAFTKLYAKWFESPIPPHNENLNFPMSDALKERVAHPSDSVDF, encoded by the coding sequence ATGTTTCAGGGCAAGGACTTCGTACGGCTGTCTTGCGCACTCGCACTCGGCCTCGCCGCCACAGCGGCATCGGCCGAGAGCCCGATGCTGGCCAAGATCAAGCGAACCGGCAGCGTGACGCTCGGCTACCGGGAGTCCTCGATCCCGTTCTCCTATCTCGACAACGGCCAGAAGCCCGTAGGCTTCTCCCTCGACCTGTGCGCGCAGGTCGTAGACAGGATCAAGACCGACCTCAAGCTCGACAAGCTCGCAGTCAAGCTTCAGCCGGTCGACTCGTCCAACCGCATCCCGCTCATCCAGAACGGGACCATCGACATGGAATGCGGGGCGACGTCGAGCAGCCCCGCCCGGCTCAAGCAGGTCTCCTTCACGGTCGCGATCTTCGTCTCGTCGGCGCGGTGGCTGACCAAGGTCTCATCCGGCATCCACGACGTGAAGGGGCTCGACGGCAAGACGGTGGTCGTCACGCAGGGCTCGAACGCCACCGGCTTCGCGTTCGGCATCAAGGCCAAGGGCGGCACATTCAACATCATCCAAGGCAAGGACCACGCAGAGTCCATGCTGACGCTCCAAAGCGGGCGCGCCGCCGCCTTCATGGAGGACGACATCCTGCTCGCCAGCCTGAAGGCCCGCGCGCCCGATCCCGCCGCGTACGCCTTCCTGCCCGAGACCTACACGCTGGTGCCCTACGGGCTGATGCTGCCGAAGGACGACCCCGAGTTCAAGGCGCTCGCCGACGACGTCCTCAAGGACATGATGGCCTCCGGAGCCTTCACCAAGCTCTACGCCAAGTGGTTCGAGAGCCCGATCCCGCCCCACAACGAGAATCTGAACTTCCCGATGTCCGACGCCCTGAAGGAGCGCGTCGCGCACCCGAGCGACTCGGTGGATTTCTGA